In Candidatus Zixiibacteriota bacterium, one genomic interval encodes:
- a CDS encoding thiamine diphosphokinase, with the protein MSRKSQAKKYILFLNNRYSAAEVNFYRTRLKDNVKVAVDGGVRFFLRSQSRPDIIIGDFDSAPRLTNEYLSGIEVLRFSPRKDKTDSQLAVEMAMERGADEIEICGALGQTEIDHTLENIFLLHLIKRASRLYRRQIFGRIISPASEVIFLEDEKAEIAGRKGDYLSLLPLSDGVKVRFKGLVYPAPKSPLKFGDSLSLRNQFAASRAEIAVKGTALVVTVKKRAG; encoded by the coding sequence ATGAGCCGAAAATCTCAAGCGAAGAAATATATTCTGTTTTTGAACAACCGGTATTCTGCGGCTGAGGTCAATTTTTATCGAACGCGGCTGAAAGACAATGTGAAGGTCGCGGTCGATGGTGGAGTTCGATTTTTTCTCCGAAGTCAATCGCGCCCGGATATCATTATTGGCGATTTCGATTCCGCTCCTCGACTAACCAACGAGTACCTCTCAGGAATTGAGGTGCTCCGGTTCTCGCCGCGCAAAGATAAAACCGACAGCCAGCTTGCCGTCGAAATGGCGATGGAACGGGGGGCTGATGAAATTGAAATCTGCGGAGCGCTGGGGCAGACCGAAATCGACCACACCCTGGAAAATATATTTTTGCTTCATCTTATTAAGAGGGCATCACGATTGTATCGCCGCCAAATTTTCGGTAGGATAATCTCGCCGGCATCCGAAGTCATATTTCTGGAGGATGAGAAGGCAGAGATTGCGGGGCGAAAAGGAGATTATCTTTCCCTTCTTCCGCTTTCCGATGGAGTAAAAGTGCGCTTCAAAGGGCTGGTCTATCCGGCGCCGAAATCACCTTTGAAATTCGGCGACAGCCTGAGCCTTCGAAATCAGTTTGCGGCCTCAAGAGCCGAAATAGCTGTGAAAGGAACCGCGCTGGTGGTGACAGTCAAAAAAAGAGCGGGCTAA
- a CDS encoding alanine racemase, translating to MPKSFDTISTPAVLLEQAIIENNIMRMKKLAARYRVSLRVHVKTHKIPELAHRQIRAGAVGIAVAKVGEAEIFARTGIHDIQIANLVVGEDKLRRVARLTSRCRISLAVDSTEHLNMIISVLGRKSGRLQLLAEVNSGLNRGGVDSYRQLEKIFKTAASMKGIKLVGLMTHAGHAYGATSKEERSHIGTMEGARLVNYAERLRRSGYDIRIISVGSTPTANYCAAVKGVTELRVGNYIFNDMTQVALGVAPIDDCALTLMATVISVPSRDRVVIDAGSKALSLDKGAHGRNFVEGFGYIVGTGDRLSRLSEEHGIIDRPKGQYRIGDRLRIIPNHACAVMNLFDYAYLVSKRKVIEKVKIAARGRSD from the coding sequence ATGCCAAAATCCTTTGACACTATAAGCACACCGGCGGTTCTCCTGGAGCAGGCGATAATTGAGAACAATATAATGCGAATGAAAAAGCTCGCTGCCCGATATAGAGTCTCTCTGCGGGTTCATGTGAAAACACATAAGATACCGGAACTTGCCCACCGACAGATTCGCGCCGGGGCGGTCGGCATCGCCGTGGCAAAAGTGGGAGAAGCCGAAATATTCGCCAGAACCGGCATCCACGATATTCAGATTGCCAATCTCGTTGTCGGTGAAGATAAATTGCGCCGGGTCGCCCGATTGACTTCTCGATGCCGCATTTCCCTGGCAGTAGATTCGACAGAACATCTGAATATGATTATAAGCGTCCTGGGTCGCAAATCAGGCCGCCTGCAACTTCTTGCCGAAGTAAATTCCGGCCTGAATCGAGGCGGTGTTGATTCTTATAGACAACTTGAGAAGATTTTCAAGACTGCGGCATCTATGAAAGGGATAAAGCTGGTCGGACTGATGACCCATGCCGGGCATGCCTACGGGGCGACAAGTAAGGAGGAGCGAAGTCATATCGGGACGATGGAAGGAGCAAGGCTGGTCAATTATGCCGAGAGACTCCGCCGTTCCGGATATGATATAAGGATTATTAGTGTCGGCTCCACCCCGACCGCAAATTACTGCGCCGCCGTAAAAGGGGTGACAGAACTTCGGGTAGGCAATTACATATTCAACGACATGACCCAAGTTGCCCTGGGCGTTGCCCCGATAGATGATTGTGCCCTCACCCTGATGGCGACTGTGATAAGCGTGCCATCGCGCGACCGGGTCGTCATCGACGCCGGCAGCAAAGCGCTGAGCCTCGATAAAGGAGCCCATGGAAGAAATTTCGTAGAAGGCTTCGGGTATATTGTCGGGACCGGTGACCGATTGAGCCGCCTCTCGGAAGAGCATGGCATTATCGACCGGCCTAAAGGACAATACCGCATAGGCGACCGGCTCCGAATTATCCCTAACCATGCCTGCGCCGTGATGAACCTCTTTGATTATGCCTATTTGGTGAGCAAAAGAAAAGTCATTGAAAAAGTCAAAATCGCCGCCAGAGGCCGAAGTGACTGA
- a CDS encoding glutamine--tRNA ligase/YqeY domain fusion protein, which translates to MESNDSTVKTDFIRDIIREDIRSGRFPSKIMTRFPPEPNGYLHIGHAKSICLNFGIAAEFGGKCNLRFDDTNPTKEEQEYVDSIKEDVRWLGFDWEDREYYASDYFDRLYQYALALIKKGKAYVCDLTAEEIREFRGTLTQPGKESPYRNRSIDENLALIERMRQGEFPDGSRTLRAKIDMASPNLNLRDPVMYRILHASHHRTGDKWCLYPMYDWAHGQSDSIEGITHSICTLEFEDHRPLYDWFIAELGIHHPRQIEFARLALTYTVMSKRKLLELVKRKIVSGWDDPRMPTISGLRRRGFTPESIRLFAERIGVAKRDSTVEISVLEDCIREFLNKEAPRAMAVLRPLKVVLINYPEEKIEEFETDNNPEDLSMGKRKVPFSRELYIERDDFNENPPKGYFRLTPTNEVRLKHAYFIRLSEVIRDSAGEIRELRCTYDPETYGGEAKDGRKVKGTIHWVAAAHSVDAEVRLYDHLFTKEDPEDDSDGKDFFESVNPDSLVTLKGCKLEKPMGQAPARGRYQFLRHGYFFIDPVDSTPGRPVFNRIVSLKDTWKRK; encoded by the coding sequence ATGGAAAGTAACGACAGCACAGTTAAGACCGATTTTATCCGGGATATAATTAGGGAAGACATAAGATCGGGACGGTTTCCCTCGAAAATCATGACACGTTTTCCTCCGGAGCCGAACGGGTATCTTCATATTGGACATGCTAAATCTATCTGCCTTAATTTCGGCATTGCCGCCGAGTTTGGAGGGAAATGCAATCTTCGCTTTGATGATACCAATCCCACCAAAGAAGAGCAGGAATATGTGGACTCGATTAAAGAGGATGTCCGCTGGCTGGGATTTGACTGGGAAGACCGGGAATATTATGCCTCCGATTATTTTGACCGTCTGTATCAGTATGCGCTGGCGCTGATAAAAAAGGGTAAGGCGTATGTCTGCGACCTTACGGCGGAGGAGATTCGCGAGTTTCGCGGCACCCTGACGCAACCGGGGAAAGAGTCTCCCTATCGAAATCGCTCGATTGATGAGAACCTGGCATTGATTGAGCGGATGCGCCAGGGGGAATTTCCGGATGGCTCGCGCACCTTGCGGGCTAAAATCGATATGGCATCCCCCAATCTCAATCTGCGCGACCCGGTGATGTACCGAATTTTGCACGCCAGCCATCATCGCACCGGCGACAAGTGGTGTCTTTACCCGATGTATGACTGGGCGCACGGGCAGAGCGATTCAATTGAGGGTATCACCCATTCGATATGCACGCTGGAATTCGAGGACCATCGCCCGCTTTACGACTGGTTTATCGCGGAATTGGGGATTCATCACCCCCGGCAGATTGAATTTGCCCGTTTGGCGCTGACTTACACCGTGATGAGCAAGCGGAAACTTCTGGAGCTGGTGAAGCGGAAAATTGTCTCGGGTTGGGATGACCCCCGTATGCCGACCATATCGGGACTGCGGCGGCGCGGTTTTACGCCGGAATCGATTCGTCTTTTTGCCGAGCGCATTGGGGTTGCCAAGCGCGACAGCACAGTTGAGATAAGCGTTCTCGAAGATTGTATCCGCGAGTTTCTCAATAAAGAGGCGCCGCGGGCAATGGCGGTACTGCGCCCCCTGAAGGTAGTTCTGATTAACTATCCTGAAGAGAAGATTGAAGAATTTGAGACTGATAACAACCCGGAAGACCTTTCGATGGGGAAGCGAAAAGTTCCTTTCTCGAGAGAACTTTATATAGAGCGGGATGACTTTAATGAAAATCCTCCCAAAGGATATTTTCGCCTGACACCAACCAATGAAGTCCGCCTCAAGCATGCTTATTTTATCCGACTTAGTGAAGTCATTCGGGACAGCGCCGGCGAGATAAGGGAGTTGCGCTGCACCTATGACCCGGAGACATACGGGGGAGAGGCGAAAGATGGCCGGAAGGTAAAAGGGACTATCCACTGGGTTGCGGCGGCGCACTCCGTTGATGCCGAAGTTCGCCTGTATGACCATCTCTTTACCAAGGAAGACCCGGAGGATGACAGCGACGGAAAAGACTTTTTTGAGTCGGTCAATCCAGATTCGCTGGTAACCTTGAAAGGATGCAAACTGGAGAAACCGATGGGGCAGGCGCCGGCACGAGGCCGGTACCAGTTTTTGAGGCACGGCTATTTTTTCATCGACCCGGTTGATTCTACACCGGGAAGACCGGTTTTTAATAGAATAGTTTCGCTGAAGGATACCTGGAAAAGAAAGTGA